In the Malus domestica chromosome 16, GDT2T_hap1 genome, one interval contains:
- the LOC103416726 gene encoding uncharacterized protein isoform X2 — protein sequence MKFRGKLTKVVTEAVNDLIEDIKTCHEQIADLMVELIHQNEMVLTLIRPVENREEVPMCCKEETTIPGLCCCGCSKVSGSCYCKRVGCKRS from the exons ATGAAATTCAGGGGAAAG CTGACAAAAGTTGTCACAGAAGCAGTTAATGACCTCATTGAAGATATAAAAACTTGCCATGAACAGATTGCGGATCTGATGGTGGAGCTTATACATCAAAA TGAGATGGTACTAACCTTAATTAGGCCAGTCGAGAACCGTGAAGAAGTTCCTATGTGCTGCAAAGAAGAAACGACCATTCCAGGTCTTTGTTGCTGTGGGTGCTCCAAA GTATCTGGGTCATGTTATTGTAAAAGAGTTGGCTGCAAAAG GTCATAG
- the LOC103416726 gene encoding uncharacterized protein isoform X1 produces MKFRGKLTKVVTEAVNDLIEDIKTCHEQIADLMVELIHQNEMVLTLIRPVENREEVPMCCKEETTIPGLCCCGCSKVSGSCYCKRVGCKRYTNYNDYRFFSFLP; encoded by the exons ATGAAATTCAGGGGAAAG CTGACAAAAGTTGTCACAGAAGCAGTTAATGACCTCATTGAAGATATAAAAACTTGCCATGAACAGATTGCGGATCTGATGGTGGAGCTTATACATCAAAA TGAGATGGTACTAACCTTAATTAGGCCAGTCGAGAACCGTGAAGAAGTTCCTATGTGCTGCAAAGAAGAAACGACCATTCCAGGTCTTTGTTGCTGTGGGTGCTCCAAA GTATCTGGGTCATGTTATTGTAAAAGAGTTGGCTGCAAAAGGTATACAAATTACAATGATTACCGATTCTTCAGTTTTTTGCCATGA